A window of Sporichthya brevicatena contains these coding sequences:
- a CDS encoding FadR/GntR family transcriptional regulator yields the protein MSQDFPDLGTDPMRVPKVAELVAQDLRRRIASGAFAESGELPPGTVLMQAYGVSRPTLREAYRILESENLVEVGRGGHDAFVRQPSIEVAGRYAGVHLQMRGTTLLDVERARAVVEPPAAGMLAARGGDPEVRKALQDALQRERDSLDDPAAFSHASFAFHDLVVELSGNVTLHAVFGVLGDVVQRHTDVRVAEETQVSPAATDRAALMKGHRAHVRFVEHVEAEDVAAATALWRTHVEAVSHALGSDTDPRGVVDLF from the coding sequence GTGAGTCAGGACTTCCCTGACCTCGGCACCGACCCGATGCGCGTTCCCAAGGTAGCGGAGCTGGTCGCCCAGGACCTGCGCCGACGCATCGCGTCGGGCGCGTTCGCCGAGTCCGGTGAGCTCCCACCCGGCACCGTCCTCATGCAGGCCTACGGCGTCTCGCGCCCCACGCTCCGCGAGGCGTACCGGATCCTGGAGTCCGAGAACCTCGTCGAGGTCGGGCGCGGCGGGCACGACGCCTTCGTCCGCCAGCCCTCGATCGAGGTCGCCGGCCGGTACGCCGGCGTGCACCTGCAGATGCGCGGGACGACGCTGCTCGACGTCGAGCGGGCGCGGGCGGTCGTCGAGCCCCCGGCCGCGGGGATGCTCGCGGCGCGCGGCGGCGACCCCGAGGTCCGTAAGGCCCTGCAGGACGCCCTGCAGCGCGAGCGCGACTCCCTCGACGACCCGGCCGCGTTCAGCCACGCGAGCTTCGCCTTCCACGACCTCGTCGTCGAACTCTCCGGCAACGTGACGCTGCACGCCGTCTTCGGCGTCCTCGGTGACGTGGTGCAGCGGCACACCGACGTCCGCGTCGCGGAGGAGACCCAGGTCTCGCCCGCCGCGACCGACCGGGCCGCGCTGATGAAAGGTCACCGCGCGCACGTGCGGTTCGTCGAGCACGTCGAGGCCGAGGACGTCGCCGCCGCCACGGCGCTGTGGCGCACCCACGTCGAGGCCGTCAGTCACGCGCTCGGCTCCGACACCGATCCGCGCGGCGTCGTGGACCTGTTCTGA
- a CDS encoding Zn-ribbon domain-containing OB-fold protein → MASPQPDGSGHPPLPELELDNRAFWTGGGRGELLISRCAACRRWLHPPVPVCRYCLSTDVISTPAVGTGTVFSFTVNHQPWMPGMAVPFVVAVVELDDEPGLRLVTRLTGVEPADVRVGLPVRVVFEQHEDVWLPLFTPREAA, encoded by the coding sequence ATGGCTTCCCCGCAGCCGGACGGCTCCGGCCATCCTCCGCTGCCGGAGTTGGAACTCGACAACCGAGCGTTCTGGACCGGCGGCGGACGCGGCGAGCTCCTGATCAGCCGGTGCGCCGCATGCCGCCGCTGGCTCCATCCGCCGGTCCCGGTCTGCCGGTACTGCCTGTCCACCGACGTGATCTCCACGCCCGCGGTCGGCACCGGCACGGTGTTCTCCTTCACGGTCAACCACCAGCCGTGGATGCCAGGGATGGCGGTGCCGTTCGTCGTCGCCGTCGTCGAGCTCGACGACGAGCCCGGCCTGCGGCTGGTGACCCGGCTGACCGGCGTCGAACCGGCGGATGTGCGGGTCGGCCTGCCCGTGCGCGTCGTCTTCGAACAGCACGAGGACGTGTGGCTCCCCCTGTTCACCCCGCGGGAGGCGGCGTGA